The following are encoded in a window of Solidesulfovibrio magneticus RS-1 genomic DNA:
- a CDS encoding PD-(D/E)XK nuclease family protein, which translates to MESNIASFFDEMSFRLEIIKDANSKLNKFLAPEFNFLKLMYIDENKMSDLIAFLLNPSGSHGQESIFLIKFLERLLEQSRISLDTSGVKVSRESHTYTIFQNHRRIDILVELGSVLIAIENKLWSGEQDNQLADYSDHLSKLCDNSYIVFLTPSGHNPKTINTDQAPSGVTLVVWSYFEVATWLDECKAVCNSTRVCFFLDEFKNYILENIVQG; encoded by the coding sequence ATGGAAAGTAATATTGCAAGCTTCTTTGATGAGATGTCATTTCGTTTAGAAATAATTAAAGACGCAAATTCCAAGTTAAATAAATTTCTGGCACCAGAATTCAATTTTTTAAAATTAATGTATATTGATGAAAATAAAATGTCTGACCTCATTGCCTTTTTGTTAAACCCTTCTGGAAGTCATGGTCAAGAATCAATTTTTCTTATTAAGTTTTTAGAAAGACTTTTGGAACAGTCTAGAATATCTTTAGATACTTCTGGTGTAAAAGTTTCACGAGAGTCTCATACTTATACAATATTTCAAAATCATAGGCGGATTGATATTTTGGTTGAACTCGGGTCTGTGCTGATAGCCATTGAAAACAAATTATGGTCAGGGGAGCAAGACAACCAACTGGCAGATTATTCAGACCATCTCTCAAAACTGTGTGATAATAGCTATATAGTTTTTTTGACTCCATCAGGTCATAATCCTAAAACAATAAACACAGACCAAGCTCCGTCTGGCGTCACCTTGGTTGTTTGGTCTTACTTCGAGGTCGCGACATGGCTAGATGAATGCAAAGCTGTTTGCAATTCGACTAGGGTGTGCTTCTTTTTAGATGAGTTTAAGAATTACATCCTTGAAAATATAGTTCAAGGATGA
- a CDS encoding C1 family peptidase has product MHTFLLLTLMCLLITVDALAESSRVASINSEIAQKAKSSWKAGDNKFTGMSIEDLKKWATAAEEESVIQPQLSARHSLPDDVALEAPSRFTWTDVDGVNYVTSIKDQGSCGSCWAFAVTAQLETLLRIYNKRFDEASAMDLSEQGLLSCNNVSAGTCVSGYTSRAINFYRDVGAIEEVYAPYVESKLDCSLALQGTDSYGSPKKFKLKDGVLQVPWEYVGDQATYTVALVKKYLRDYGPLVVNMRTYYDFYFYESGVYHRTSAEYVGSHAILVVGYDDDERCFLVKNSWGGDWGEKGFFRISYDDHVSVDSTGTKFGGYAYYNTGVYGDLPSVVNPTISNNYISPVLRLLLD; this is encoded by the coding sequence ATGCATACTTTTCTTCTTTTAACTTTGATGTGCTTACTAATTACTGTTGATGCCTTGGCAGAATCGAGTCGGGTTGCGTCAATTAATAGTGAGATTGCCCAGAAAGCTAAAAGTTCTTGGAAAGCTGGAGATAACAAGTTTACAGGTATGTCCATTGAGGATTTAAAAAAGTGGGCGACCGCTGCCGAGGAGGAGTCTGTTATTCAACCTCAACTCAGCGCAAGGCATAGCTTGCCTGATGATGTTGCCTTAGAGGCACCTTCAAGGTTCACTTGGACAGATGTTGATGGAGTAAATTATGTTACGAGTATAAAAGATCAAGGTTCGTGTGGTTCTTGCTGGGCGTTTGCAGTGACTGCTCAACTTGAAACGCTACTGAGGATATATAACAAGAGATTTGATGAAGCGTCGGCGATGGATTTGTCTGAGCAAGGATTGTTGTCATGTAACAATGTTAGTGCCGGAACATGTGTAAGTGGATATACTTCTCGTGCGATTAATTTTTACAGAGATGTTGGCGCTATCGAAGAAGTCTACGCCCCCTACGTAGAATCTAAACTCGACTGCTCGCTTGCTCTGCAAGGTACTGATTCATATGGGTCTCCTAAGAAATTCAAGCTTAAAGATGGGGTGCTTCAAGTGCCCTGGGAGTATGTAGGGGATCAAGCTACCTATACCGTCGCTCTTGTGAAGAAGTATCTAAGGGACTATGGACCGCTCGTTGTCAACATGCGAACTTACTATGATTTTTATTTCTACGAGTCTGGTGTTTATCACCGTACTAGTGCTGAATATGTAGGGAGTCATGCCATTCTCGTTGTCGGCTATGACGACGATGAGAGGTGTTTCTTAGTTAAGAATAGCTGGGGAGGTGACTGGGGTGAGAAAGGGTTTTTTCGAATTTCCTATGATGATCACGTGAGTGTTGACTCAACAGGTACAAAATTCGGTGGGTATGCATACTACAACACAGGTGTTTATGGAGACCTGCCTTCGGTAGTTAATCCAACAATATCAAATAATTATATTTCTCCAGTGCTCAGGCTGTTGCTGGACTGA
- a CDS encoding helix-turn-helix transcriptional regulator, with protein MTINRGQNVIRIIETFDLLARPQGATYSEIAEILDVHERTARRNVDILMQFGIEVVEIDREEKVSYKVSHDYVKRVGSAKFPCIFFSLPEIIALYLMKTNFAILNGTQVEGHINNAFEKIASMTTLKVSELVDSIEKMYIKNRDFDKNYAEKEKIIDVLNQAIITKMQCKISYHSFSKDNTAEYDISPLCFFYKNGGLYLFVRFNNHKDVRTIAVERIEKITLLNKDYKYPRGFNPEKLLNNSFGFIFDDPISVKIWFSSSQAKYIDERAWSPSQIKTSCPDGSIILELNTSGWFDVKRWILSFGADAKLLEPIELAEELKYDLQRALSAY; from the coding sequence ATGACAATTAACCGTGGTCAAAACGTTATTCGTATAATAGAGACTTTTGATTTGTTAGCTAGGCCGCAAGGGGCTACCTATAGTGAAATTGCTGAAATATTAGACGTTCATGAACGTACCGCCCGAAGGAACGTTGACATCTTAATGCAGTTTGGAATTGAGGTTGTAGAAATAGATAGAGAAGAAAAAGTTTCTTACAAGGTAAGCCATGATTACGTTAAAAGAGTTGGAAGTGCTAAGTTTCCATGTATATTTTTCTCTTTGCCAGAGATTATTGCACTTTATTTGATGAAAACTAACTTTGCGATTTTAAACGGGACACAGGTAGAAGGGCACATCAATAACGCATTTGAAAAGATTGCATCAATGACTACGCTCAAGGTTTCTGAATTGGTAGATTCTATTGAAAAAATGTATATTAAAAACCGCGATTTTGATAAAAATTATGCTGAAAAAGAAAAAATAATTGATGTTCTTAATCAAGCGATTATTACAAAAATGCAATGCAAAATATCTTATCACTCCTTTTCAAAAGACAATACTGCTGAGTACGATATAAGTCCTCTTTGTTTTTTTTACAAGAACGGAGGGTTGTATCTATTTGTTAGATTTAACAATCACAAAGACGTTCGGACAATCGCAGTTGAGCGGATTGAAAAAATAACATTGCTTAACAAAGATTACAAATACCCGCGTGGATTCAATCCTGAAAAATTATTAAATAATTCTTTTGGATTTATATTTGATGATCCAATTTCTGTGAAAATATGGTTTTCATCTAGTCAAGCTAAATACATAGACGAAAGAGCTTGGTCTCCTAGTCAAATTAAAACTAGTTGTCCTGACGGGTCAATCATTTTAGAACTCAACACATCGGGTTGGTTTGACGTAAAAAGATGGATATTAAGTTTCGGCGCAGACGCTAAGCTCCTAGAACCAATAGAGCTAGCTGAAGAATTGAAATATGATCTTCAAAGAGCATTGAGCGCCTACTAG
- a CDS encoding DUF3024 domain-containing protein: MAISEFEQHRLESILKKFCDEQGPPAHVRDQLQWGFRIDPEQQTMELFEIRPYFMDASRKIESRFAKAAYVKTSKIWKVYWMRGTGKWTKYDPCPKVKTIEEFLKVVKADEFHCFLG, encoded by the coding sequence ATGGCCATCAGCGAATTCGAACAGCACCGGCTAGAAAGCATCCTGAAGAAATTCTGCGACGAGCAGGGGCCACCGGCCCATGTTCGTGATCAGCTTCAGTGGGGCTTCAGGATAGACCCTGAACAACAAACCATGGAGCTATTCGAAATCCGTCCCTATTTCATGGACGCCAGCCGGAAAATCGAAAGCAGGTTTGCCAAAGCGGCCTATGTGAAGACTTCCAAGATCTGGAAAGTCTACTGGATGCGCGGGACAGGCAAATGGACCAAGTATGATCCATGCCCGAAAGTGAAGACGATTGAAGAGTTCTTAAAAGTTGTGAAAGCAGATGAATTTCATTGTTTCCTTGGATGA
- a CDS encoding DUF4145 domain-containing protein, which produces MDRNYILNLQFTTNEQTKIVCPRCGVGKLACVPKSIFMKASAEIDYVDPESCDFVVSGILACTFEECRYPISFAGIASTEPAYDQSPSGWSYHDTLTPKFFFPPLPIFQIPKNTPSTIAEELNLSFSSFFNDTLSAGAHARNAVERFLDENGVSGEINAKNGNKTKLKLHRRIEIFKASEESLAMRLMAVKWLGNEAAHGGVLLKKDILDVYEVLSFVIDDIYVHRSRAVRTGEISKAIECKSK; this is translated from the coding sequence ATGGATAGAAATTATATATTGAATTTACAATTCACGACCAATGAGCAGACAAAAATTGTATGTCCTCGATGTGGAGTAGGGAAACTTGCATGTGTCCCTAAATCAATTTTTATGAAAGCAAGCGCAGAAATAGACTATGTTGACCCTGAATCCTGTGATTTTGTTGTGTCTGGAATTCTCGCATGTACATTCGAAGAATGTAGGTACCCAATATCTTTTGCTGGAATTGCTTCAACTGAACCTGCTTACGATCAATCGCCGAGCGGGTGGTCTTATCACGACACTTTGACTCCAAAATTTTTCTTTCCACCTTTGCCAATATTTCAAATTCCTAAAAATACTCCTTCGACGATAGCAGAGGAATTAAACCTGTCTTTCTCTAGTTTCTTTAACGACACTTTGTCGGCTGGCGCACATGCTCGAAATGCTGTAGAAAGATTTCTTGACGAAAATGGTGTCTCGGGAGAAATTAATGCTAAAAACGGCAACAAAACAAAGTTAAAACTTCACAGAAGAATAGAAATTTTTAAAGCTTCTGAAGAATCATTGGCCATGCGACTTATGGCAGTTAAATGGCTTGGGAATGAGGCCGCGCATGGCGGGGTGTTGTTGAAAAAAGATATTCTTGATGTCTATGAAGTCCTTTCATTTGTCATTGATGATATTTACGTCCATCGTTCAAGAGCTGTGCGAACTGGAGAAATAAGTAAGGCAATAGAATGTAAATCCAAGTAA
- a CDS encoding abortive infection family protein — protein MSHHAISNPLSPGISPKAVLALKRCIVSKFDSENWDEVTYLINDRDIINSHPKLLRSLSFGDDDYSGCVLGVLRQLIDLDKKNFDILADYCNLKDWLQNNDPQLFEELFGHIHPSLSAAEKVALDNSFNLSKHIQRIRESIETDPELAVGSTKEMLESVMKTVLMSFGDGDCKEDLPKLLKKVQKNLKLDPSEIHESVKGAEIVRRILSNLGQVVTGIYELRNIYGTGHGKIRNSGISPRHARLVVGVGAALASFLIETNEIRTAPPEKN, from the coding sequence GTGAGTCATCACGCAATTAGCAACCCATTAAGTCCAGGAATTTCGCCAAAGGCTGTCCTCGCGTTAAAGCGCTGTATAGTTTCAAAATTCGATTCCGAAAATTGGGATGAGGTAACATATCTTATAAATGACAGAGACATTATAAATTCTCATCCAAAACTTCTTAGGAGTCTTAGTTTTGGAGATGACGACTATTCTGGTTGTGTTTTAGGAGTGCTTAGACAATTAATCGATCTTGACAAAAAGAACTTCGATATTCTCGCAGATTATTGCAATCTAAAAGACTGGCTTCAGAATAATGATCCGCAATTGTTTGAAGAGTTATTTGGGCACATCCATCCTAGCCTTTCTGCTGCAGAGAAGGTTGCCCTAGACAATTCATTCAATTTGTCGAAACATATTCAAAGAATTCGCGAATCAATCGAAACGGATCCAGAACTTGCAGTTGGTTCAACAAAAGAAATGCTTGAAAGTGTCATGAAGACAGTTTTGATGAGTTTTGGCGATGGTGATTGCAAAGAAGACCTTCCAAAATTGCTTAAAAAAGTACAGAAGAATTTAAAACTTGATCCATCGGAAATACATGAATCTGTCAAAGGTGCAGAGATTGTTCGTCGCATCTTAAGCAACCTTGGGCAAGTAGTCACAGGCATATACGAACTGCGCAATATTTATGGAACTGGTCATGGAAAAATCCGAAACTCTGGGATTTCACCTCGGCACGCGAGATTAGTCGTTGGAGTCGGTGCAGCACTTGCAAGTTTTCTTATAGAAACAAATGAAATACGAACTGCACCTCCTGAAAAGAATTAA
- a CDS encoding tyrosine-type recombinase/integrase, with amino-acid sequence MGVYQRDGRWMVYYTDVNGSRRDKSFGRGDNAYAEALAFDQEKKSASKQSRGEVSSSVSIESEQPVQSEDVPVNTSPFEIIFKDLADKYIEHLEVSGRTETNTKKLKKMIENQFNPLIGDKVVNEMTYVDDMVPFIKIFQNTPGKSGKPRSQLTVNRYGDYVNAIFNFGVAMGLTKVNPMRGRRKSKEKPREIQLTVEDIKRIMECAESHIRWAMEVCFNLGTRPGESELLALKWEHIDFEKSVARIYASKTKTYRIVPISAKLLEKMRSRMAESTSGYVVDYRGERIGMIRKGFRGACQRANINYPVRMYDLRHLFATTMLSKGADLAAVSKLLGHSMISTTTSHYYHCLEGEKERAVSLLPELV; translated from the coding sequence ATGGGTGTCTATCAAAGAGATGGACGGTGGATGGTCTATTACACTGATGTAAATGGATCGCGTCGAGATAAATCTTTTGGTCGCGGCGATAATGCTTATGCTGAAGCCTTGGCATTTGATCAAGAAAAGAAAAGTGCTAGCAAACAGAGTAGGGGAGAAGTCTCCTCCTCTGTTTCAATCGAGTCAGAGCAACCTGTCCAGAGTGAAGATGTACCGGTTAATACTTCGCCTTTTGAAATAATCTTCAAGGATCTTGCAGATAAATACATAGAGCACCTTGAAGTTTCTGGTCGGACAGAGACCAATACAAAGAAGTTGAAAAAGATGATAGAGAACCAGTTCAATCCACTCATCGGCGACAAAGTCGTTAATGAGATGACTTATGTTGATGACATGGTTCCATTCATCAAGATTTTTCAAAATACTCCAGGGAAGAGCGGAAAACCTCGGTCTCAATTGACAGTCAACCGTTATGGTGACTATGTCAATGCAATATTCAATTTCGGGGTTGCAATGGGGCTCACTAAAGTGAATCCTATGCGCGGAAGACGGAAGTCAAAAGAGAAGCCTCGAGAGATTCAGCTTACAGTTGAAGATATCAAGCGAATTATGGAGTGTGCAGAGTCTCATATTCGTTGGGCAATGGAAGTTTGCTTCAACCTTGGGACCCGTCCTGGTGAATCAGAATTGCTTGCACTTAAATGGGAGCATATCGATTTTGAAAAAAGTGTTGCGCGTATATATGCTAGTAAAACAAAGACGTATCGGATTGTTCCGATTTCGGCTAAGTTGCTCGAAAAAATGCGGTCAAGGATGGCTGAATCTACCTCGGGATATGTGGTTGATTATCGTGGTGAGCGTATTGGCATGATCCGCAAAGGATTTAGAGGGGCATGTCAGCGGGCAAATATTAACTATCCTGTCCGTATGTACGATCTTAGACATCTCTTTGCAACAACGATGTTGAGTAAAGGAGCTGATCTGGCGGCTGTTTCAAAATTATTGGGGCATTCAATGATCTCGACAACAACAAGTCATTATTATCACTGCCTTGAGGGTGAAAAAGAAAGAGCGGTCAGTCTGCTTCCTGAATTGGTTTGA
- a CDS encoding tyrosine-type recombinase/integrase — protein MKVDPIVDLKSIKSIKKLLSDNPRDKLLFVMGVNSGLRVQDILALKIDDVHDVPVGERISLREKKTGKENVFILNKEIKAALDGYLSSHQFNGSDYLFKSRKGKNYPLTTFAVTKYVKRWTEAIHLTGNYGAHTLRKTWTYHQRKTFGVSWEILSKRLNHSSPSITRRYLGIQEEEVEEILLNTI, from the coding sequence ATGAAGGTTGATCCAATTGTTGATCTGAAAAGCATAAAAAGTATAAAAAAGCTTTTAAGTGATAATCCTCGTGACAAATTGCTATTTGTGATGGGTGTAAATTCAGGATTGAGAGTTCAAGACATTTTGGCTTTGAAAATTGATGACGTTCATGACGTTCCGGTTGGTGAGCGCATTTCTTTGCGTGAAAAGAAGACCGGTAAAGAAAATGTCTTCATTTTGAATAAGGAGATTAAAGCTGCGCTGGATGGGTATCTAAGTAGTCACCAGTTTAATGGCTCTGATTACTTGTTCAAAAGCAGGAAGGGGAAGAATTATCCTCTAACAACATTTGCTGTGACAAAGTATGTGAAGCGCTGGACTGAAGCGATACATTTAACTGGCAATTACGGTGCTCACACGCTTCGTAAAACTTGGACATATCATCAACGGAAAACATTTGGTGTTAGCTGGGAGATATTGTCTAAGCGTCTTAATCATAGTAGCCCTTCGATAACAAGAAGATACTTGGGCATTCAAGAAGAAGAGGTTGAAGAAATTCTGTTAAATACTATTTGA
- a CDS encoding replication initiation protein — protein MPTIVSSISPQERFKQHFDRTIRWGSGKVIDNCSLPDEAFEKSNYLLFPKSRRNYLCLDLDWEGGVSVWMDEGLPQPTISFVNNENSHGTLAYELKKPIYWPCNENFKKIRISCVNYFKAVLHGYEKKTSADPGYTNASIKNPFSSKWKVTWHNEAYNLNYLAEFVEVSSCHGFRKYDKDKIYAGRNEELFHIARKWSVSIVKQFNDYDVFQEGLYNYLLEQNYSVISVNWSSKGPLSESEVLTISRNVSRYIWNRKDDAQYKYIFKNYGVMNLKDIDSNVSDDDKETVIKERQSLGAKYVHEIRKNNTLEVICNAILKLYLNNQNLSYNKISIESGIGYKTVLKYKSQIIMFKNRLLESKS, from the coding sequence ATGCCTACTATTGTATCCTCAATTTCGCCGCAAGAAAGATTTAAACAACACTTCGATAGAACAATCCGCTGGGGTTCAGGTAAAGTCATTGATAATTGTTCTTTGCCTGATGAAGCATTTGAAAAGTCAAATTATCTCTTATTTCCGAAATCAAGAAGGAATTATCTCTGTCTCGATCTGGATTGGGAAGGTGGTGTCTCAGTTTGGATGGATGAAGGACTTCCTCAGCCGACGATATCTTTTGTAAACAATGAAAATAGCCATGGAACTTTAGCTTATGAACTTAAAAAACCAATTTATTGGCCGTGCAATGAAAACTTCAAGAAAATCAGAATCTCATGTGTAAATTACTTCAAAGCAGTGCTCCATGGCTATGAAAAGAAAACTTCAGCTGACCCAGGATATACAAATGCTTCAATAAAGAATCCATTTTCTTCAAAATGGAAAGTGACTTGGCATAATGAAGCATACAATCTCAATTACTTAGCTGAATTTGTAGAAGTCTCAAGTTGTCATGGATTTAGAAAATATGATAAAGATAAAATCTATGCTGGTAGAAATGAAGAACTGTTTCATATAGCTAGGAAATGGTCAGTTTCAATTGTTAAACAGTTCAATGACTATGATGTATTCCAAGAAGGACTGTATAATTACTTGTTAGAGCAAAACTATTCTGTGATATCTGTAAATTGGAGTTCTAAAGGTCCATTGAGTGAAAGTGAGGTTCTAACTATTTCTAGAAATGTTTCAAGATATATATGGAACAGAAAAGATGATGCCCAGTATAAATATATATTTAAGAACTATGGTGTTATGAATTTAAAAGATATTGATTCAAATGTTAGTGATGATGATAAAGAGACAGTTATTAAAGAGAGACAATCCTTAGGGGCAAAGTATGTCCATGAGATTAGAAAAAATAATACTTTGGAAGTAATATGTAATGCTATTTTAAAGTTGTATTTAAATAATCAAAATTTAAGTTACAATAAAATATCTATTGAAAGTGGTATTGGCTATAAAACTGTTTTAAAATATAAATCTCAAATTATCATGTTTAAAAATCGTCTTTTAGAGAGTAAATCTTGA
- a CDS encoding MucR family transcriptional regulator, translating to MEMEIELLRLVMDKFPSLSVEQTTDLAGKYLTSLAKMRVDIANGQVASSPVSGVSDNVAPMKLKVNPHNAIQADKIVCCICGGEFKTLTKGHLAEHGLTRDTYLDLCGYAKNTPLMCRDQIAARKASVQESKPWEKTKRWQEKQKKQEKREEAAKAVLASEKKPVEDKGHSTPPSITA from the coding sequence ATGGAAATGGAAATCGAGCTGTTACGTTTGGTCATGGACAAGTTCCCTTCTCTCTCGGTTGAGCAGACAACTGATCTCGCTGGCAAGTATTTGACAAGCCTCGCCAAGATGCGTGTCGATATTGCTAACGGTCAAGTTGCTTCTTCTCCAGTATCTGGGGTGTCAGACAATGTTGCCCCTATGAAGCTGAAGGTTAATCCTCACAATGCAATACAGGCGGATAAAATCGTCTGTTGCATTTGCGGGGGTGAATTCAAGACCTTGACGAAGGGACACCTGGCAGAGCACGGTTTAACCCGTGATACTTATCTGGACTTGTGCGGGTACGCTAAAAACACCCCGCTGATGTGCCGGGACCAGATTGCAGCGAGAAAAGCATCGGTCCAGGAATCGAAGCCCTGGGAAAAAACCAAGCGGTGGCAAGAAAAGCAGAAGAAGCAGGAAAAGCGGGAGGAGGCCGCGAAAGCGGTTCTGGCCTCCGAGAAGAAGCCGGTAGAGGATAAGGGTCACTCTACTCCCCCCTCCATTACTGCTTGA
- a CDS encoding DUF6573 family protein, producing MAEDWNIIFSYTRKQAIEDGVLIDVTEQANRLGFKVNTCVTGHLYGDYLAPPAGLAGEGQSLEGRLHDLLFRTLIAAKSSSAGDRVEFDVLFLMKPGRWDTVHVLAIMGPGDHGEPVLTIMLPEDE from the coding sequence ATGGCCGAAGATTGGAACATCATTTTCAGCTACACGCGGAAACAGGCCATCGAGGACGGGGTGTTGATTGACGTCACCGAGCAAGCGAATCGGCTTGGCTTCAAGGTGAACACCTGTGTCACTGGCCACCTCTATGGTGATTACCTTGCGCCGCCGGCTGGGCTGGCAGGAGAAGGGCAGTCCCTTGAGGGGCGTCTTCATGATCTCCTTTTTCGGACATTGATCGCGGCGAAATCTTCCAGCGCCGGCGATCGTGTCGAATTCGACGTCTTGTTTCTTATGAAGCCGGGGCGGTGGGATACCGTTCACGTCCTGGCGATCATGGGACCGGGTGATCACGGCGAGCCAGTGTTGACCATTATGCTGCCAGAAGACGAATAA
- a CDS encoding LEM-3-like GIY-YIG domain-containing protein, translating to MFSTEVCESIKYYVYRLIDPRNGETFYVGKGKGNRVFQHASGEVVEDIDSDAFSQKIRRINEIKIQGHEVVHVIHRHGLDSETAYEIESALIDAYPGLTNIQGGKNSDDRGLMHYKQIIELYQAESVKFKHNALAININKSAYERENVYESVRYAWRLNPSKAKDMDIVLAIIKGLVVGVFQAEQWLEATPDNFPGTTEDRRPRWGFVGKNAPIEIQNIYLGRKVPGSSQNPVRYFFKDNQELADNSQHL from the coding sequence ATGTTTAGCACTGAAGTCTGCGAGAGCATTAAGTATTACGTTTATCGGCTCATTGATCCGCGAAACGGAGAAACTTTTTACGTAGGCAAGGGGAAGGGCAACAGAGTCTTTCAGCATGCGAGCGGTGAAGTTGTAGAAGATATAGACTCTGATGCTTTTTCGCAAAAAATTAGAAGAATCAATGAAATAAAAATTCAAGGACACGAAGTTGTACACGTGATACATCGACATGGATTAGATAGCGAAACTGCCTATGAAATAGAATCCGCGCTAATTGATGCATATCCAGGTTTGACAAATATACAGGGTGGAAAAAACTCTGATGATAGAGGATTGATGCACTACAAGCAAATAATTGAATTGTATCAAGCAGAATCTGTAAAGTTTAAGCATAATGCACTGGCTATAAATATAAATAAATCAGCGTACGAGCGAGAAAACGTTTATGAATCTGTGCGATATGCATGGAGGCTGAATCCATCTAAAGCTAAAGATATGGATATTGTTCTGGCCATTATAAAAGGGCTTGTAGTCGGTGTTTTTCAGGCAGAACAATGGCTAGAAGCGACTCCAGATAATTTCCCTGGAACAACCGAAGATCGACGTCCGAGGTGGGGTTTTGTCGGCAAAAATGCGCCAATTGAAATACAGAATATTTACTTAGGTCGTAAAGTTCCAGGATCATCTCAAAATCCTGTCAGATATTTCTTCAAGGACAATCAAGAATTAGCTGATAATTCTCAGCATTTGTAG
- a CDS encoding DnaB-like helicase C-terminal domain-containing protein, whose translation MKKSQKTIRDVLTNIYTELETRLKMDYVITGVPTDFFEIDFYTKGFQRKDLIILAGMPNSHKTSLALNISSNTAINHGNRVFYFSLDASPEMLVKKILFQLSNTSYNHFYLNMLGYGDLKQLYKFGEIINKAPINFFCDTKYTFEKIENKCSSSKLVPKLIVVDSLQLLGDVTKDKATIEEALISFKKLAEKLNTAIVLIYDDLEGARDRYTKNEYTIDTSIFIKNNADVVFYIKNNVVISVDEDDDTQQTFKEIIIAKQKNGPCGSLRIGFNINSLLFYNTNEDLFDVFINNAERIVSC comes from the coding sequence ATGAAAAAATCCCAAAAAACCATTCGAGACGTCCTCACTAATATATACACTGAACTCGAAACAAGATTGAAGATGGACTATGTAATCACAGGTGTACCGACAGATTTTTTTGAAATTGATTTTTACACAAAAGGTTTTCAAAGAAAAGATTTAATTATACTAGCTGGTATGCCCAATTCTCATAAAACATCACTTGCGCTAAATATTAGTTCAAATACAGCGATTAATCACGGGAATAGAGTTTTTTATTTTAGCCTCGATGCATCGCCAGAAATGCTGGTCAAAAAAATTCTTTTCCAGCTTTCAAACACTAGTTACAATCATTTTTATTTAAATATGCTAGGGTATGGAGACTTGAAACAACTTTATAAATTTGGTGAAATTATAAATAAAGCTCCGATAAATTTTTTTTGTGACACTAAGTATACGTTTGAAAAAATTGAGAATAAATGTTCGAGTTCAAAACTAGTTCCAAAGCTTATTGTTGTTGATTCTCTGCAATTGCTAGGTGATGTAACTAAAGACAAGGCGACAATAGAAGAGGCTTTGATTTCTTTTAAGAAATTAGCTGAAAAACTAAATACTGCAATCGTTTTGATTTATGATGACCTGGAAGGGGCAAGGGATCGGTATACAAAAAATGAATACACGATAGACACAAGCATATTTATAAAAAACAATGCAGATGTAGTCTTTTACATTAAAAACAATGTAGTCATATCTGTTGACGAAGATGACGACACGCAGCAAACATTTAAAGAAATTATTATTGCTAAGCAAAAAAATGGACCATGTGGCAGCTTGAGGATCGGATTCAATATAAATTCTTTACTTTTTTATAACACAAATGAAGATTTATTTGACGTATTTATAAACAATGCTGAAAGAATAGTATCCTGCTAG